The sequence TTGTGGTTGCAAAGTAGATTCCTACTGCCATGGATCGAAAAGAAGTTATTACTGTCCTAATTCAAAAATGCAAATAAGTGAAGACAAATTAGAACAATTTGACATGATTGATTATACAATAATGTTTGTTCTCTAATATTTATCTACTGAAAACACAGACTTGAAATAATAATGAATTTAATTATTATTATATTTAATTCGTATCAAGATTCTACATAAGTCCTCTTGATAAGAACCTTTTGTTATCACATCTTAAGAATATTAAGTATTGATGAAGGTTAACCTAATTTAAAACTCCAGAATTCATATAGTTGCCAACTCGACCACAAAAAGATTCCTAGGAATGCCCAGTTCATCCATGCAGGTCTATTCTGATTTTGGTTCATTGCTTTATACTTTCTAATTAAGAATAGCCCAAAATAACTAAAATAGTTCTTATTTTATAAATTATAAAATAAGTAGTAAAAGCCCTAATGGAACAATTAGTCTGATAACAAGTTTCATGGCTATAGCCCTTTGATTACTTTTTGCTAGTTTTGGGTTTTCTGGTGGATATAACATTTCCATATCCTTGTGGACAGTATTAGTGTGAGCATTTGTCGGATGCAGCTCCCAGGGCCGATCCTTTATTAGTGCATTTTGCAGCCAATCCCAGTAATATTGAACCATCTTATCTTCTCCTAGTAATTTAACATTATCTTTTTCTATATAACCCATTTGCTGATTAAATGATTGTGTTTTTAGAATCATATAATCTTCCGAAAAGACCTTGTAGAATACGCGATGTTGAAGATTTTTAAACAGTATAAGATTGGTCAGTAACTTATTCTTCATGAATCTTCTATAATGCCTTACAATTACACGGGCACGGTTTTCTGCAAGTGGTATATGGTCTAAGACTTGAACATAACGAGAGCTCTCTTCTTCCCCTTTGTAAATAATTACTCTTCCAGGAGGAATAAACTTTATAGTTATAAATTCCCCCTTAGATTTGTCTTTGTGATTATATTTACTTTGGATTTGTCTAGCTTCCCTGGTTATTGCCTGATTGAAACTTGTTATAATATTTCTACTCACATCTTTATCAGGAATAGTATCTCCATGAACCCAAAATATATGGAGGATATCTAGGTGATTT comes from Prochlorococcus sp. MIT 1307 and encodes:
- a CDS encoding Rieske 2Fe-2S domain-containing protein, yielding MSQEELKQFNSLNLADSTPMNQSIDSKSESLLSEKTAIQPSNQLESGLLGWYATCSSRAVKRDELYLFSMYNEPLILYRDKDLNVKCIKDMCPHRGASFTGGQIKEGELICPYHGARFSSKGECTNLDRITCSHIVDTNYDNYAKKIHLSQYPCIEKNGYIYIYYTGKAKTNLSDFEINYPLENSLAESYGFKISEYEYEEVTVDFKADWARIIENHLDILHIFWVHGDTIPDKDVSRNIITSFNQAITREARQIQSKYNHKDKSKGEFITIKFIPPGRVIIYKGEEESSRYVQVLDHIPLAENRARVIVRHYRRFMKNKLLTNLILFKNLQHRVFYKVFSEDYMILKTQSFNQQMGYIEKDNVKLLGEDKMVQYYWDWLQNALIKDRPWELHPTNAHTNTVHKDMEMLYPPENPKLAKSNQRAIAMKLVIRLIVPLGLLLLIL